In the Fibrobacter sp. UWB5 genome, one interval contains:
- a CDS encoding efflux RND transporter periplasmic adaptor subunit produces MKSFLILLLTSVLFVACGGGDASQGKGGAPAGKGGPQGKGGPGGPGGRPAREIAVEGYIAEAHESGKTFTAMATLEPLNNVQLTAAASGKLTNLYAKDGAQVQKGTLLAKIDDSELRAQLKQAESNQLLAQQKFDRVKTLFEKDGATKADMESAEASLKSAEASVELIKAQIAKTEVRAPFAGKLGFVNVSVGAWLTTGTSIASLSEVKKLKAKFALPQRYASTLKVGDAVDVKDEERNVAKSGKVKALEAALSESSRTRQVLVEIDNAGNELLAGSYAKVNVSMQAGKAKSIPIPAEAFTLDKDGAYVFVATGGKAKIKHVETGLRTPIAVDVTGGLDEGDTVITSGLISLREGASVRIREIRHNTDYEVE; encoded by the coding sequence ATGAAAAGCTTTTTAATTCTCCTTTTAACTTCGGTACTCTTTGTTGCTTGTGGCGGTGGAGATGCTTCTCAGGGTAAGGGCGGGGCTCCCGCAGGTAAAGGCGGCCCACAAGGCAAGGGTGGTCCTGGTGGCCCGGGTGGCAGGCCTGCTCGCGAAATCGCTGTGGAAGGCTATATTGCCGAGGCCCATGAATCGGGCAAGACTTTTACTGCCATGGCAACGCTTGAACCGCTGAACAATGTGCAGTTGACGGCTGCCGCCTCCGGTAAGCTTACGAACCTTTACGCTAAAGACGGCGCCCAGGTGCAAAAGGGTACGCTCCTCGCTAAAATTGACGATTCCGAACTTCGTGCACAACTCAAACAGGCTGAATCGAACCAGCTGCTCGCTCAGCAAAAGTTTGATCGCGTCAAGACGCTTTTCGAAAAAGACGGTGCCACCAAGGCCGACATGGAATCCGCCGAGGCTTCGCTTAAGTCTGCCGAAGCTTCCGTAGAACTCATCAAGGCACAAATTGCAAAGACCGAAGTGCGAGCCCCGTTTGCGGGCAAGCTCGGCTTTGTGAATGTGTCCGTGGGCGCCTGGCTTACAACCGGTACGTCGATTGCCTCCCTTAGCGAAGTGAAAAAACTCAAGGCGAAATTTGCGCTCCCGCAGCGTTACGCATCGACGCTTAAAGTGGGCGATGCCGTAGATGTGAAGGATGAAGAACGCAATGTGGCTAAGTCCGGCAAGGTGAAGGCTTTGGAAGCTGCTCTTTCTGAAAGCAGCCGCACGCGTCAGGTGCTTGTCGAAATCGATAACGCGGGCAATGAACTTCTGGCAGGTTCTTACGCCAAGGTGAATGTCTCGATGCAGGCGGGAAAGGCCAAGAGCATCCCGATTCCGGCAGAAGCTTTCACGCTTGATAAAGACGGCGCCTACGTGTTTGTGGCGACTGGTGGCAAGGCCAAAATCAAGCATGTCGAAACGGGCCTCCGCACGCCGATTGCGGTTGATGTCACAGGCGGTCTCGATGAAGGCGATACGGTGATTACCTCTGGCTTGATTAGCCTTCGCGAAGGTGCTTCCGTCCGTATCCGCGAAATCCGTCATAATACCGATTACGAAGTGGAGTAG